AAGGCACCGGAAAGAACAAGGCTAAATTGCCTAGGAGGCTTATGACGAACACTCCAAGGTAAGGGTTGCCAACAGCCTTCCAGACCGCGTTAAGCCATATCTTCAAGTTCACATCCATACGCCCATCCCGAAGGGTTCGTGGTCCTTACATCTCACCCTGCATCCTGGATTATCAATCTACTCGATTAACCCCTTTTTACTTTTATCTGTTACGACCGGCCCCCAGGATAAACCCTGTTTGCCCCCAGATTTAAATGGATGAGGCTGCAGGGGGTTAGGAGGTAAAGTTAAGAGTCACCTCTCTAGAAGATACGAATCGTGCGAAGAGGCGTTCACCTTGTTAGATCTGAGATTCATCCGGGAGAACCCCATAGCGGCGAAGAAGGATCTTGAGAAAAGGGGGGAGTACGATAAGATCCAATGGATAGATGAGATCATCGAGTATGATAAGAGGCGGAGGGATATAATTCAGGAATTAAATAGACTCCGCCACATGCGTAACCTCTTAACGGATGAGATCGCAAAACTGAAACGTGAAGGGTTAGATGTATCTGAAAAGTTGGCGGAGGCCAACAAGATCCCGGATGAGATAAAAGCCTTGGAGAAGAGTCTTCAAGACTATGAGGGAAGGCTGGAGTACCGCCTATCCAGGCTGCCCAACATAACCCATGAGACGGTCCCCCCAGGCAGGGATGAAAGCGATAACGTAGTGGTAAGGGTCTGGGGGGAGAAGCCGCAATTCAGCTTTGAGCCCAGGGACCACATAGACCTCGGCCTAAAACTAGATTTAATAGATGTTGAGAGGGCAGCTAAGGTATCGGGGGCACGTTTCGCCTACCTTAAGCATGAGGCAGCCCTCCTGGAATTCGCCATAGTTAGATATGCCCTAGAAAAAGTTGTTAAGGACGGCTTCATCCCCGTGATCCCCCCCGTCTTAGTTAAGAAGGAAGCCATGTATGGCGCAGGCTTCCTTCCTCTAGGCGAAGATGATATATACTGGATAATGGGCGAGGACCTATGCCTAGCGGGTACGGCGGAGGTCCCCCTTGCGGCCATGCACATGGGCGAGGTTCTGGACGAGGAGAGGCTTCCATTATATTACGCTGGATTCTCCACCTGCTTCAGGACCGAGGCTGGGGCTCACGGCCGCGACACAAAGGGGATATTCAGGGTTCATCAGTTCGATAAGCTGGAGCTCTTCAAGTTTACGACGCCTGAGACTTCCTGGGAGGAGCACGAGAAGCTCATAGCTACCGTTGAGAAGATATATAGAGGGCTGAACCTGCACTATAGGATAGTCAACATATGTTCAGGTGAGCTGGGGGCTTCGGCGGCGAAAAAATATGATCTGGAGGTGTGGCTGCCTGGCCAGGGCAAATACCGCGAGGTGGTCTCATGCAGCAACTGTACGGACTACCAGGCTAGAAGGTTGAACATTAGGTGTAGGAAAGGTTTAAGGGAGAAGCCTCGTTTCGTGCATACCTTGAACAGTACCGCCGTGGCCGTTGGGAGGCTCCTCGTAGCCATATTCGAAAACTATCAATGTGAAGACGGCTCGATAAGGGTGCCGGACGCGCTAACCCAGTATCTAGGTTTCAAGGAGATAACCATGGATAAAAGCTATTCTTGAGGAAGATCTCCATTCCCAGAAGGGGATTGATACGCCTTAGCCCATAGGCCTCTCAGGATCCGGTATAGATCGGGGACCGTTTCAAGCTCCTTTATCTCCTCCGGTTTAACCCATTTCGCCTCTAAATTCTCCCAGTTTAATTTAATTTTGGAGTCTTCGCCTATAAATTCGAATAGGAAGGGATATACGACCCATCTCACTCCTAAATCCTCGTCTAGGACCTCCATAGGATCCCCTGTAGCCAATAGTTTAAGGTCCTCCCCAGATATGGAAAGCTCCTCATTTATCTCCCTATAAGCCTGGTTTAGGGGATGATCCTCTAGGTATCCGCTGATGGCGGACCACTTGCCCCTATAGCTTCCAACCTTGCCGCTGCGCCTTAGGATTAGAACCCTCCCAGCCTTAACTATGAACGAGGTGACAACCCTAAAGGTCTTCAACCGGTTTCCCTATGCGCATGCTCCTCGGAGGAGGCATATATGAACCTTATGGCGTGCAGCCTCATCGGGCAATGTTCACAGAACTTAGGCTGATCCTCAGCCCTTAAGAGCTTCCCTATCTGGTCTAAGGCTCTACAATTAAACACCTTATTTGAGACATCCATCAACCCATATATGCAGTCAGCCATCTTTAAACTCTCCCTTCAATCGTAAGGGGATCTATAACCCGCCAATTTAAAGTTATCCATCGACATGCGCATCACATGTGTCGTGATCTTCAAGCTCTCCGAGCCGCTTAGTGGCCCCGCCACGTCTGATACCCGTTATTTCTCTAGGTTCTCGAGTTCCCTCACTAGCAATGGAAGGAACACGCCCACGTCGGATACAACGCCTACGGCCTGGGCTGTGCCCCTATCGAGGAGCTTTAAGGCAACCGTAGGATTTATGTCCACGCATATGATCTTCACGGTGGATGGGAGGAGGTTGCCCACGGCTATGGAGTGGAGCATCGACGCCAACATCAGGACGATCCCCGCCCCCCTTAAAGCCTTCATATACTCATGCTGTGCTTTAATAGTATCCGTGATGACCTCTGGCAACGGCCCATCATCCCTTATAGAGCCCGCCAGGACGTATGGAACCCCTCCATGGATACACTCGTATATTATTCCGTTTTTGAGGACCCCTCTATCCACCATGGCCTTCAGGGAGCCCGCCTTATAAACCTCGTTTATCGCCGCTATATGGTTCCTATGGCTTCCGAGGCTTGAGGTGCCGTTCTTCAAGTCAACTCCCAAGGAGGTTCCGAAGAGGGCCCTCTCCACGTCGTGGACCGCTAAAGCATTCCCAGCCAGCAGGGCGTGAACGTAACCCAGCCTTATCATCCCAGCCAGGGCATCTGAAGCTCCTGTATGTATTACCGCTGGACCAGCGACTACGACTATCCTATCCCCTCCGTGTTTAGCCCTGTAAAGGTCCTCCGCTATCTTGAGTATGATGGAGGTGGAGGGCTTCTCCGGCGAAGCCCTGCTGCTCATGAACTCGAATACCCCTAGGCCTTCCCTCGGCCTCTCCGGAGGTTTAACCCTAACCCCCCTCTCGCCTACAACTATTAAATCGCCCTTCCTCACCTCCCGGATCGACTTACAATACGCCCTCACGTTCCCTCCACCCTTATCCTCCACCACTATGACTTTATCCATCATGATGTTCTCAACTTCGACCCATCGGCCGGACAAGTGGATCCACGTGGGGTGACTTGTAGTCGAATAGAAGTCGTCTGGTAGTACCGTATCCGATGGAGCCGGCTCGATCCCTGCCTCAGCCGGCCTGCTCTGTACAGCCCCTAATCTGTAGAGCTCCTTCAGGATACGGTCCAAATGTCCCTGGTCTCTACCTTTCACGAGGAGGCGGGCGTAGCTGTAGTCCGTCTTCCTCCTCCCAATAATGAACTCCCTAACTTCGAACTCTCCGCCTAAATCCATTATCCTATCGAAGATCCTCGTTAAAATCATTGAGTCGATTAAATGGCCTTCAACCTCGACTTCCTCAGAGTAGGAGCGGGCATCCTGGAACTCTACCACCATGCATGGCTAGTGCACCTTTCATCTACCCTGGATGTACGAGGCCTTCAAATAAGATTTTCGCCGGTAAGGCGCCTCAAAAAAGGGAAGGAGGTTTTTTATAGGTGAAGACAGGGTTTATGCGAAGACCGCCGATATCAGAGTCTCTACTCCTTTAACCACTACTGTAGCCACTGCGATCACTATGGCCGCCATGGCCACGCCCACTGCTATGTTGCCCTTCTTAAGCTCGCCCCACTCATCCATCTCCTTCGTAAGTTTCCCGAAAACCGAGAGGGCTGTGTACTGCATGGCCATGGCTAGGGCTAGGGCTATTACGAGCTGAATGAAGCCCATCACTATCGCTAACAAATCCCATTTAGCGAAGAGCCCCGAGATTCCGGGGGCCACTATGGTGGCTACTGAGATGAAGATGCCCGCCATATAGATGGCTACGGCTATGTTGCCCTTACCTATCTCGGCCCATTCATCCAGCTCTTTCGTAAGTCTTCCCAGGACTGAGGATGCAAGATAAAGAGCTACCACGGCGAAGATTATGCTGAGTATCAGCCTTAGAAAAGCTAAACCGACCAGTACTATCTTCGTCATCATTGTCTTTCTCCATATTTTTAATAGTAGAAGCTACTTATAAAAATTTTACTGCGTAGATTTTAAACCATGATTTAATAAGGGATAAATCTAGATCATAAGCAGAGGTAACAGGAATAAACGATATTAAGAAAATTTAGGCGGTCAAGCATGTCTGGTAGTATAAGGTTGAGGCTCGTACACCTGTCGGATACCCATATATCTCCCCACGGCCAATTCGTAGAGGAGGCCTTCGACGAGGCTGTAAGGCAGATAAACCGCCTGGATCCATCCCCCACGGTTATCATTCACACAGGGGATCTAACGGATAACGGTGTCCTATCCGATTACGAGTACGCCATGAAGAAGATCCAGCTCTTGGAGGGTAAACTCGTTATAGTCCCGGGTAACCATGATGAACGCAACTATGGGCAATCCCTTTTCCGCGACCTGATCGGAGAGCTGGATCGCGAAGTGAATTTGGGAGACTTAAGGCTCTATGTTATGAATAGCCCGGAGCCCGATAGGGATGAGGGCCGTCTAGGCCGGAGGCGGCAGGAGTTCTTGAACAGCAGACTCAGGAAGGCTCCTAAAGACGCTATAAAGATAGTGTCTTTCCATCACCATCTGGTTCCGGTACCTCATTCAGGGAGGGAGACGAACGTCTTGGAAGACGCTGGGGAGGTCCTCGACAACATGTTGAAGTATAGGGTCGACCTAGTTTTGATGGGCCATAGACATGTTGGACGAGTACTACGCATAGGGGATACGATACTCTTAAACGCGGGCACTACCTCAAGCATTAGGACGAGGGGGAGACTTGGACATACTTTCAACATAGTAGACGTTATGGAGGATGGATCCATAAAGATCTATGAAAGGGACATAATAAAACGTGAGGACAGGATAAAAGCTGAGTATCCAAGACTCCTACATGAAAATCCATGATTAAAAGAGAACCATTAACCTCACCTCAGGCAGCATCCAAATAGAGTATTATCATGAGGGGGGTCAACCCGAAGAGAACGGAGATCAAATCCTTCAGTAAACGATCTTTGATACCCTTCCTAATGAGCGTCCACCTCGTGTTTATGGCTACGTGGATGGAGAGCAAGGCCATGGTGGGGACATCCAACCGGGTGTGAATAAAAGCTCCAACATGGTAGCTCAGGAAACCCCTGGTTATCATGTAGCCTGAGATCATCATCAGCATAAAGAGTAAATAGAGGATCCAGGCTAAGACGCCGTCCACCCTATAGAGGAACCTATCCACGTTCAATAGGGGACCTCCATATCGGCCGTCCAAATCCGCATCCATTATCCCATATCATCCTTTTTAATCTTATAAGTAACGCTCGGGTTTCATTACACCCATCTCA
This region of Candidatus Bathyarchaeota archaeon genomic DNA includes:
- the serS gene encoding serine--tRNA ligase, which codes for MLDLRFIRENPIAAKKDLEKRGEYDKIQWIDEIIEYDKRRRDIIQELNRLRHMRNLLTDEIAKLKREGLDVSEKLAEANKIPDEIKALEKSLQDYEGRLEYRLSRLPNITHETVPPGRDESDNVVVRVWGEKPQFSFEPRDHIDLGLKLDLIDVERAAKVSGARFAYLKHEAALLEFAIVRYALEKVVKDGFIPVIPPVLVKKEAMYGAGFLPLGEDDIYWIMGEDLCLAGTAEVPLAAMHMGEVLDEERLPLYYAGFSTCFRTEAGAHGRDTKGIFRVHQFDKLELFKFTTPETSWEEHEKLIATVEKIYRGLNLHYRIVNICSGELGASAAKKYDLEVWLPGQGKYREVVSCSNCTDYQARRLNIRCRKGLREKPRFVHTLNSTAVAVGRLLVAIFENYQCEDGSIRVPDALTQYLGFKEITMDKSYS
- a CDS encoding NUDIX domain-containing protein, which codes for MKTFRVVTSFIVKAGRVLILRRSGKVGSYRGKWSAISGYLEDHPLNQAYREINEELSISGEDLKLLATGDPMEVLDEDLGVRWVVYPFLFEFIGEDSKIKLNWENLEAKWVKPEEIKELETVPDLYRILRGLWAKAYQSPSGNGDLPQE
- a CDS encoding TIGR00300 family protein is translated as MVVEFQDARSYSEEVEVEGHLIDSMILTRIFDRIMDLGGEFEVREFIIGRRKTDYSYARLLVKGRDQGHLDRILKELYRLGAVQSRPAEAGIEPAPSDTVLPDDFYSTTSHPTWIHLSGRWVEVENIMMDKVIVVEDKGGGNVRAYCKSIREVRKGDLIVVGERGVRVKPPERPREGLGVFEFMSSRASPEKPSTSIILKIAEDLYRAKHGGDRIVVVAGPAVIHTGASDALAGMIRLGYVHALLAGNALAVHDVERALFGTSLGVDLKNGTSSLGSHRNHIAAINEVYKAGSLKAMVDRGVLKNGIIYECIHGGVPYVLAGSIRDDGPLPEVITDTIKAQHEYMKALRGAGIVLMLASMLHSIAVGNLLPSTVKIICVDINPTVALKLLDRGTAQAVGVVSDVGVFLPLLVRELENLEK
- a CDS encoding DUF350 domain-containing protein, encoding MMTKIVLVGLAFLRLILSIIFAVVALYLASSVLGRLTKELDEWAEIGKGNIAVAIYMAGIFISVATIVAPGISGLFAKWDLLAIVMGFIQLVIALALAMAMQYTALSVFGKLTKEMDEWGELKKGNIAVGVAMAAIVIAVATVVVKGVETLISAVFA
- a CDS encoding metallophosphoesterase, with amino-acid sequence MSGSIRLRLVHLSDTHISPHGQFVEEAFDEAVRQINRLDPSPTVIIHTGDLTDNGVLSDYEYAMKKIQLLEGKLVIVPGNHDERNYGQSLFRDLIGELDREVNLGDLRLYVMNSPEPDRDEGRLGRRRQEFLNSRLRKAPKDAIKIVSFHHHLVPVPHSGRETNVLEDAGEVLDNMLKYRVDLVLMGHRHVGRVLRIGDTILLNAGTTSSIRTRGRLGHTFNIVDVMEDGSIKIYERDIIKREDRIKAEYPRLLHENP